In a single window of the Micromonospora inositola genome:
- a CDS encoding nitrate- and nitrite sensing domain-containing protein yields MGAGPDPDRGAVSNHRRNRFDVRVVPHRRRSALRLRDWRMRTKLATVLIVPSVAFLVLAGVQTRALVGQTTTLSDFAQQVGIGRQITLAVDRLQHERDRTAGELAALRRAGGGAERDAAIFELKPLQTASDQALAELRRAAEPLAHADAAWRVSYSEVLEAYDQVIYIRPAVPPAVLGSDTILNNYHRAIGALLHLLAAPSPRENQRALTDAVLRYVQLARVKELSSRIRAQLYEAARAGRYELDDQVALTDLRAQQLTALGAFRVAATAGQVRRYDQTSVDPGFVSATRMEERTLPSGAAPPAVLSAPHWWAASEQRQELLRQLEGEVLDDAVRRADDASSGQLRDTLLVVGGIVAVLLVAVLISLLIGRSIARSMRLLRSQALRIAQVELPDALDRLRAVDSPVTGMDVPPAVVRSLDEIGELAEAFVAVHRSAVSVAVEQALMRRNVNAMFVNLARRSQVLVERQLELLDDLEREENDPEQLENLFKLDHLAARMRRNDESLLVLAGTESTRRWNRPVGLTAVLLAAGAEIEQYQRVRHDSRPDLHVVGHAVGDLVHLFAELLENATAFSRPDTVVRVSAGAEGPGALVEIADRGLGMSASALAEANALLAEPPAADVAASERMGLFVVSHLGARHRVQIRLQGGQDGLVAQVRIPAELLAPAPAPGLDAPATRRMLTQVGAATRPATPPAVPVPGLPVAGRWPEPPLSPTEVPVAGRRPEAPAELPVAGRRPEPPPVPRQTRQAPIRAENVLTPSADGGGWFSRHGPSSSTLGVTPAPAETPVTGGTNERGLPVRVPMAQLAAVTRSARPDPRHEPDPDAVGGMLSRFYGGVRRAEAEETTELIMPPVGDRSKGRQQ; encoded by the coding sequence GTGGGCGCAGGTCCCGACCCCGATCGGGGCGCGGTCTCGAACCACCGCCGGAACCGGTTCGACGTCCGGGTCGTACCGCACCGTCGCCGTTCGGCTTTGCGGCTGCGGGACTGGCGGATGCGCACCAAGCTCGCCACCGTGCTGATCGTCCCGTCGGTGGCGTTCCTGGTCCTGGCCGGGGTGCAGACCCGGGCGCTGGTCGGGCAGACCACCACGCTGAGCGACTTCGCCCAGCAGGTCGGCATCGGCCGGCAGATCACCCTCGCGGTGGACCGGCTCCAGCACGAACGGGACCGCACAGCGGGTGAGCTCGCCGCGCTGCGTCGGGCCGGCGGCGGAGCCGAGCGGGACGCCGCAATCTTCGAGCTGAAGCCGCTGCAGACCGCCTCCGACCAAGCCCTGGCCGAGCTGCGCCGAGCGGCCGAGCCGCTGGCCCACGCCGACGCCGCCTGGCGGGTGTCCTATTCGGAGGTGCTGGAGGCGTACGACCAGGTCATCTACATCCGTCCCGCGGTGCCGCCGGCGGTGCTCGGCAGCGACACCATCCTGAACAACTACCACCGGGCGATCGGCGCGCTGCTCCACCTGCTGGCCGCGCCGTCGCCTCGGGAGAACCAGCGGGCGCTCACCGACGCGGTGCTGCGGTACGTTCAGCTCGCCCGGGTCAAGGAGCTCTCGTCGCGGATCCGCGCCCAGCTCTACGAGGCGGCCCGCGCCGGCCGGTACGAGCTGGACGATCAGGTCGCCCTGACCGACCTGCGGGCCCAGCAGCTGACCGCGCTGGGCGCGTTCCGGGTGGCGGCCACCGCCGGCCAGGTCCGCCGCTACGACCAGACGTCGGTGGACCCGGGGTTCGTGTCGGCCACCCGCATGGAGGAGAGGACCCTCCCCAGCGGCGCGGCCCCACCCGCGGTGCTGTCCGCACCGCACTGGTGGGCGGCCAGCGAGCAGCGTCAGGAGCTGCTCCGGCAGCTGGAGGGCGAGGTGCTCGATGACGCCGTACGCCGCGCCGACGACGCCAGCTCGGGGCAGTTGCGGGACACCCTGCTGGTGGTCGGCGGCATCGTCGCGGTACTGCTGGTCGCCGTGCTGATCTCGCTGCTGATCGGTCGGTCCATCGCCCGGTCCATGCGGCTGCTGCGCAGCCAGGCGCTGCGGATCGCGCAGGTCGAGCTGCCCGACGCCCTCGACCGGCTGCGCGCCGTGGACAGCCCGGTGACCGGGATGGACGTACCGCCGGCCGTGGTCCGTTCGCTGGACGAGATCGGCGAGCTGGCCGAGGCGTTCGTGGCGGTGCACCGCAGCGCGGTCAGCGTGGCCGTCGAGCAGGCGCTGATGCGCCGCAACGTCAACGCGATGTTCGTCAACCTCGCCCGGCGCAGCCAGGTGCTGGTCGAGCGGCAGCTCGAGCTCCTCGACGACCTGGAACGCGAGGAGAACGATCCGGAGCAGCTGGAGAACCTGTTCAAGCTGGACCATCTGGCCGCCCGCATGCGCCGTAACGACGAGAGCCTGCTGGTGCTGGCCGGCACGGAGTCCACCCGGCGGTGGAACCGCCCGGTCGGCCTGACGGCCGTGCTGCTCGCCGCCGGCGCCGAGATCGAGCAGTACCAGCGGGTCCGCCACGACTCGAGGCCGGACCTGCACGTCGTCGGGCACGCCGTCGGCGACCTGGTGCACCTCTTCGCCGAGCTGCTGGAGAACGCGACCGCGTTCTCCCGCCCGGACACCGTCGTCCGGGTCAGCGCTGGGGCCGAGGGCCCCGGGGCGCTGGTGGAGATCGCCGACCGGGGGCTCGGCATGAGCGCGAGCGCGCTGGCGGAGGCGAACGCGTTGCTGGCCGAGCCACCGGCGGCCGACGTCGCGGCCTCCGAGCGGATGGGCCTGTTCGTGGTCAGCCACCTGGGCGCGCGGCATCGCGTCCAGATCCGGTTGCAGGGCGGCCAGGACGGCCTCGTCGCCCAGGTCCGGATCCCCGCCGAGCTGCTCGCGCCGGCACCCGCTCCCGGGCTGGACGCGCCGGCCACGCGCCGGATGCTGACCCAGGTCGGCGCGGCTACCCGGCCGGCCACCCCGCCCGCCGTGCCGGTGCCGGGGCTGCCGGTGGCCGGTCGTTGGCCGGAGCCGCCTCTGTCGCCGACGGAGGTGCCCGTGGCGGGCCGGCGGCCGGAGGCGCCGGCGGAGCTGCCCGTGGCGGGCCGGCGGCCGGAGCCGCCGCCGGTGCCGCGGCAGACCCGGCAGGCGCCGATCCGGGCCGAGAACGTGCTCACCCCGTCGGCCGACGGCGGCGGCTGGTTCTCCCGCCATGGGCCGTCGTCGTCGACGCTCGGCGTCACCCCGGCGCCGGCCGAGACGCCGGTGACCGGCGGGACCAACGAGCGGGGCCTGCCGGTACGAGTGCCGATGGCGCAGCTGGCCGCGGTCACCCGCTCCGCCCGCCCCGACCCGCGCCACGAACCCGACCCGGACGCCGTCGGCGGCATGCTCTCCCGCTTCTACGGCGGGGTGCGGCGGGCCGAGGCCGAGGAGACCACAGAGTTGATCATGCCGCCCGTCGGCGACCGCAGCAAAGGGAGACAACAATGA
- a CDS encoding roadblock/LC7 domain-containing protein encodes MMTLSQEARDLSWLVNAFAERVPGVAHAVVVSSDGLLVAISAHLPRDHADKLAAVTSGLMSITAGAAQMFDGDIVKQTVVEMGRGYFLVMQIRDGSILATLAAADADIGVVGYEMARLAKQAGEMLTPALRAELQQALPR; translated from the coding sequence ATGATGACGTTGAGCCAGGAGGCGCGTGACCTGAGCTGGCTGGTCAACGCGTTCGCCGAGCGGGTCCCCGGGGTGGCGCACGCGGTGGTGGTCTCCTCCGACGGGCTGCTGGTGGCGATCTCCGCCCACCTGCCCCGCGACCACGCCGACAAGCTGGCCGCGGTGACCTCGGGGCTGATGAGCATCACCGCCGGCGCCGCCCAGATGTTCGACGGCGACATCGTCAAGCAGACCGTCGTGGAGATGGGGCGCGGGTACTTCCTCGTCATGCAGATCCGGGACGGCTCGATCCTGGCCACCCTGGCCGCCGCCGACGCCGACATCGGCGTGGTCGGCTACGAGATGGCGCGGTTGGCGAAGCAGGCCGGCGAGATGCTCACCCCCGCGCTGCGGGCGGAGCTGCAGCAGGCGCTGCCCCGCTGA
- a CDS encoding family 1 glycosylhydrolase gives MLDNFEWAEGYDQRWGLVYVDYPTQRRVLKRSAHWYRTVIRDNRL, from the coding sequence CTGCTGGACAACTTCGAGTGGGCCGAGGGGTACGACCAGCGCTGGGGCCTGGTCTACGTCGACTACCCGACGCAGCGCCGGGTGCTCAAGCGCAGCGCCCACTGGTATCGCACGGTGATCCGCGACAACCGCCTCTGA